One window from the genome of Rhodopseudomonas sp. P2A-2r encodes:
- a CDS encoding transposase has product MIIHPGFVGIDISKDFLDVFDSNIGTVRRIDNLPEAVNALIAGWAGSDVFVLFEATGHYDKALRRALSAAGIAFARVNPARARDFARSIGLLAKTDAIDARMLAAMAQCLRPGADGTTDPAREQLADLHKRRDQLVACRKQERTRLAATGADLLDELMQHIAWLDQAIQRIDRRIATLIAGQQGLHAAQRLMRSVPGIGPVCAATLLALMPELGSRSPKAIAALAGLAPFNVDSGKFRGARKIHGGRRRVREALYMAAVSVTRTKSRFAAAYRALRDAGKPAKIALIAVARKLLVTLKAVLRDQAPFHA; this is encoded by the coding sequence ATGATCATACATCCTGGCTTCGTTGGAATCGATATCTCCAAGGACTTTCTTGACGTCTTCGACAGCAACATCGGCACGGTGCGCCGCATCGACAACCTCCCCGAGGCGGTCAACGCCTTGATCGCGGGGTGGGCCGGCAGCGATGTATTCGTGCTGTTCGAGGCCACCGGCCACTACGACAAGGCGCTGCGCCGGGCCTTGAGCGCAGCCGGCATCGCTTTCGCGCGGGTCAACCCCGCCCGCGCCCGGGATTTCGCCCGCTCCATCGGCTTGCTCGCCAAGACCGACGCAATCGACGCGCGGATGCTGGCGGCGATGGCCCAATGCCTGCGGCCCGGCGCCGACGGCACCACCGACCCGGCGCGGGAGCAGCTTGCCGACCTGCACAAGCGCCGCGATCAGCTCGTCGCCTGCCGCAAGCAGGAGCGCACCCGCCTTGCCGCAACCGGCGCCGACCTGCTGGACGAGCTGATGCAGCATATCGCCTGGCTCGATCAGGCTATCCAGCGCATCGATCGGCGGATCGCCACCCTGATTGCCGGGCAGCAGGGCCTGCACGCCGCACAACGCCTGATGCGCTCGGTGCCGGGCATCGGCCCGGTTTGCGCCGCCACGCTGTTGGCACTGATGCCGGAACTCGGCTCCCGCTCGCCAAAGGCCATCGCCGCTTTGGCTGGACTGGCGCCCTTCAATGTCGATAGCGGCAAGTTCCGCGGTGCCCGCAAGATCCACGGCGGCAGGCGCCGGGTCCGCGAAGCCCTCTACATGGCGGCCGTCTCCGTCACTCGAACCAAATCCCGGTTCGCAGCAGCCTATCGTGCCCTGAGAGACGCGGGCAAACCCGCCAAAATCGCCCTGATCGCCGTCGCTCGCAAGCTGCTCGTCACCCTCAAGGCGGTGCTTCGTGATCAAGCGCCCTTTCACGCTTGA
- a CDS encoding DUF4286 family protein: MPMAGLGMLMTSMDIDPAHEAEFNQWYDREHLAERVAIPGFLEARRYVAVDAAPKYLGLYSTATFDVLNSDAYRTALANQTAWSKTNIGRFRNMLRSVARITVSRGTGRGAALGLVRIRPPEREIYALRDGIAALLDPGMIHGIISMHLMESDPALSKPLTDDPAAPNPAARDWYVLIDGTDPDVVAWLMAGRFNAVIAATGATLISSGTYRLMWDLAKADL, from the coding sequence ATGCCGATGGCCGGACTGGGAATGCTGATGACGTCGATGGATATCGACCCGGCCCATGAGGCCGAATTCAACCAGTGGTACGACCGCGAACATCTTGCCGAGCGCGTCGCGATCCCCGGCTTTCTCGAGGCCCGGCGCTATGTCGCCGTCGACGCGGCGCCGAAATATCTCGGCCTGTATTCGACCGCGACTTTCGACGTCTTGAACAGCGATGCCTATCGCACGGCGCTGGCCAACCAGACCGCCTGGTCGAAGACCAATATCGGCCGCTTCCGCAACATGCTGCGCTCGGTGGCGCGGATTACCGTGAGCCGCGGCACCGGCCGCGGCGCGGCGCTCGGACTGGTGCGGATCCGCCCGCCGGAGCGCGAGATCTATGCGCTGCGCGACGGCATCGCCGCCCTGCTCGACCCCGGCATGATCCATGGCATCATTTCGATGCATCTGATGGAGAGCGACCCGGCGCTGTCGAAGCCGCTCACCGACGATCCCGCCGCGCCCAACCCGGCGGCGCGCGACTGGTATGTGCTGATCGACGGCACCGATCCGGATGTCGTGGCCTGGCTGATGGCGGGCCGCTTCAATGCGGTCATTGCCGCGACCGGCGCGACGCTGATTTCCAGCGGGACGTACCGGCTGATGTGGGATCTGGCGAAGGCGGATCTCTGA